The following are encoded in a window of Penaeus monodon isolate SGIC_2016 chromosome 9, NSTDA_Pmon_1, whole genome shotgun sequence genomic DNA:
- the LOC119576799 gene encoding zinc transporter 7-like: MLPITIDVEETKLHVPVSRTKVKDLIGNLFRLILSDSDARNLFFFLLLNLTFAFVELGYGIWTNSLGLISDAFHMFFDCSGLLVGLAAKVITKWRATDTFTYGYVRAEILGGFMNGLLLLFVSFFILAESVERLIEPPEVKHERLFVVSVLGLLVNLVGIFAFQHGGHGHSHGGGGHGHSHGGGGHGHSHDHGHGHGQGAHNGHASHGHSHGGGGGGSQIMQGVYLHILADTLGSVGVIVSTILMHMFGWMIADPICSMFIAVLIFMSVLGLLRNSIEILMQRSPRELDGALPGCFYKISALPGVFSVQEPHFWTLCTGQYVGNIKLEVSAAADPRYVLQQSRAIFNAVGVTQLYIQLDYTTM, encoded by the coding sequence ATGTTGCCCATAACCATTGATGTGGAGGAGACCAAGCTCCATGTGCCAGTAAGCAGGACTAAAGTGAAGGATCTCATTGGCAACTTGTTCAGACTAATCCTTTCAGACTCGGATGCTCGtaatctcttctttttccttttgctaaACCTAACCTTTGCCTTCGTGGAGCTTGGCTACGGTATCTGGACCAACAGTCTGGGGCTCATTTCAGATGCCTTCCACATGTTCTTTGACTGCTCAGGGCTTTTAGTGGGCCTGGCAGCGAAGGTGATCACCAAATGGAGAGCCACAGACACGTTCACATATGGATATGTGAGAGCAGAGATTCTTGGTGGGTTTATGAATGGGCTCTTGCTCCTGTTTGTCTCCTTCTTCATCCTGGCAGAGTCGGTCGAGCGGCTCATAGAACCACCTGAGGTTAAGCACGAGCGCCTCTTTGTGGTTTCTGTCCTTGGTCTCCTTGTAAACCTTGTTGGAATTTTTGCATTCCAGCATGGTGGTCACGGACACAGTCATGGGGGTGGTGGCCATGGGCACAGTCATGGAGGGGGTGGACATGGGCACAGCCACGATCATGGACATGGGCATGGACAGGGTGCGCATAATGGTCATGCATCCCATGGACACTCtcatggaggtgggggaggtggctCACAGATCATGCAGGGTGTCTATCTTCACATCTTGGCAGACACTCTGGGTTCTGTTGGAGTCATTGTTTCCACCATTCTCATGCACATGTTTGGCTGGATGATTGCTGACCCCATATGTTCCATGTTCATTGCCGTTCTAATCTTTATGAGTGTATTGGGACTGTTACGGAACTCGATAGAGATTCTAATGCAGAGATCACCACGTGAGTTAGACGGAGCGCTGCCAGGCTGCTTCTACAAGATCAGTGCTCTGCCTGGTGTGTTCAGTGTGCAAGAGCCACACTTCTGGACGTTATGCACTGGACAGTACGTTGGAAATATTAAACTCGAAGTGTCTGCTGCTGCCGACCCAAGATATGTACTCCAGCAGTCAAGGGCTATCTTTAATGCAGTAGGtgtaacacaattatatattcagtTAGACTACACCACTATGTAG